TTTTTCTCTCCTGAGAGCCCTGATTCGCCAGCAGGGCTGGCTCCCACAGCTTCATACCAACCAGCCCCGCCGTAACTCAGCCCCGAACACCCCCCCATGCCCGCCCTCCCACCGGATGTGGTAGCGTTCGTGAAGCGCCCGCTCACAGGAGGCCCCATGCCCGACGCACAGCTCCCACCCAACGCAAAAGAATGGCTGCAGGCCTTCATCGGCGGCTTCATCGCCACGTTGTTGTTCCATCAGGGCATCGTCGCCTTGTTCTGGCTGGCCGGCCTGATCCCGGCGGCGCCCTGGAATATGAGCCCGGTGCCGCCGTTCGGCATTCCCAAAGTCCTGTCCCTGGCGTTCTGGGGTGGTGTTTGGGGGCCTCCGATATGGTGGCTGATCCGCCGCTGGCAGGGCCTGCGTCATTGGCTTGGCGCCCTGATCGCCGGCGCCATCGGCCCCACCCTGGTGGCCATGTTGGTGGTGTTTCCCCTGAAAGGCCTGGACGTCAGCGCCAACACGGTGGTGGGCGGCCTGATCGTCAACGGCGCCTGGGGGTTGGGGCTGGCGGTGTGGATGCGGCTTGTGTTCACTCGAAAAATGGTTTGAGAAAAAGAGTTTTTGCGGCGAAAATCGCCGCAAATTATTTGACTTTCAAACTTCAAGGGACAAAATGGTTTGGTGTTCTTCAAATTTGCGTCGATTTTCGCCGTAAATAGGGATGAGGGTAAACCATGAGTCTGTCTTCCCCCTCGGAATGGGCCGCCAGCCTGCCCATGGGCCAGGTGGCCACCCGCCAGTGGCTGCAGGCCCGTGGGGCGTCCCGCCATGCCCTGGACAATGCGCTGAAATCCGGACGTCTGATCGCGCCGGCCCGCGGCCTGCTGGCGCGTCCGGGCCTGCCGGTGACCTGGGAAGGCGTGGTCGCCTCGCTGGACCGGATGATGCCGCACCCGGTCTATGTGGGCGGGCTGTCCGCGCTGGAACGGTCGGGGCTCGGCCATTACGTGACCATGGCTTCCCGGGTTCACCTGTATTCACCCGGGCCGACGCCGGCCTGGCTGGCACGGCTGCCGGTCGGGGTGGACTGGGTGTGGCACGTCACCACGCGGCTGTGGGACCAACAGGCCCTGCAAGACAGCGGCAGCGTTCGCGAACAGCGCACGCCTACCGTGGAGGGCTGGCCCATGGCCTCCCCGGAACAGGCGTTCCTGGAAGTGCTGGCGGACGTCCCCGAGAGCGTCAGCTTCGAACACGCGGATAATCTGATGCGCGGCCTGAGTGCCTTGTCGCCACGCCGGCTGAATACCTTATTGCACGCCTGCCGCCACGTGCGGGTAAAACGTCTTTTCTTCTTCTTCGCCGATCGCCATCCCTATCCCTGGCGCAAACGCCTGGACCCGGCGGACTACGACCTGGGCTCGGGAAAACGCAGCGTGGTTAGAGGAGGGCGGCTGGACCGCGCTTACCTGATCACCGTTCCGGAAGCCTTCCATGGACAGGAATAACCCCTACTACCGGCAAGTGGCGCTGCTGCTGCAAGTGCTGCCCTTTGTGTTCCGGGAATCCTGCTTCGCCCTCAAGGGCGGCACCGCCATCAATCTGTTCGTGCGCGACCTGCCACGCCTGTCCGTGGACATCGACCTGGTCTACCTGCCGGACGGTGACAGAGAGCAGGCGCTGCCGGCCATTCACCAGGCCCTAGACCGCATCGCCGACGACCTGGAACAGGGGCTGGCCGCCACCGTGACCGCAGCTACCGGCACAAAATCGACTCGCTGCATCTCACCGTGGAACGGAACAACACCGCCATCAAAGTGGAACTGTCCCCGGTGATGCGAGGCACGGTTTTCCCCGTCGTGAACCGCGAAGTGGTGGCGACCGTGGAGGACGAATTCGGCTTCGCCGAAGTCCCGGTGGTGGCGCTGGCGGACCTCTACGCCGGCAAACTCTGCGCCGCCTTCGACCGCCAGCATCCAAGAGACCTGTTCGATGTCATGCTGCTGCTTGAGAACGAGGGCATCGCCGATCAACTGCGCAAAGCGTTTCTGGTCTATCTGATCAGCCACCCCCGCCCGATGGACGAACTGCTGCAACCGCATTGGCGGCCCATGCGCGACGTCTTCGCCGGCGAGTTCAGCGGCATGACACTGCGCCCGGTCACCCTGGAGGAATTAAGAAAAGCCGGAACCCAGGCCTTGAACCAGCTCCTTGCGCAACTGACCGACCCGGAAAAACGCTTTCTCTGCAGTCTCTACCAAGGACCTCCGGATTGGGCGGCGCTGGGCATCAGCGGCATCGAGAACCTGCCGGCGGTGCAATGGAAGTTGCGCAATATCGAAAAGATGACGCAAGAGAAGCGGCGCAGCGCGCTGATGGCGTTGCGGCGTGTGCTTTCGATGGGGGATGTCGGGTAGGTAAATTTCTATCAAGTCTGAGGCGGTTTGGAAGGAGGGGACTTGACGAGACCCATTTTGGGGATGATAGTACCCAAAATGGGTCTTAAAGAGGCATGCAATGGCTCTGACACTGGGCGATGCCCTGTTTACCAAAACACAGCAGCGCGTGCTGGGCCTTTTCTTCAGCGTGCCCGACGCGCGCTTCTACACCAACGACATCCTGCGCCGGCTCGAAATGGGGCGGGGCACCGTGTTGCGTGAACTCGATAAACTGGCCCAGGCGGGCATCCTGTCGCGGACCCGCGAAGGCAATCAAAACTACTATCAGGCCAACACGGACTCTCCGGTGTACCCGGAGTTACTGGCGATTGTCCGTAAAACCTTCGGTGTTGCCGAGGTATTGCGCGGAGCTTTGCAACCGATTGAAGATCGGCTGGTGCTGGCGTTCGTATATGGATCGCTGGCCAAAGGGACGGAAGATAAGAACAGTGATATTGATCTGATGCTGGTGGGGCAGGGTCTGGCCTATAGCGAGGTTATGAACTGCCTGCTGCCACTGGAGTCTGAACTGATGCGACCGGTCAATCCCTCCATCTATACACCGGAGGAGTTGAATCAGAAGCGGGCGCAGGGGAACAGCTTTATAGAACGGGTTATGGAACAACCTAAATTATGGGTGAAGG
This sequence is a window from Alloalcanivorax dieselolei B5. Protein-coding genes within it:
- a CDS encoding type IV toxin-antitoxin system AbiEi family antitoxin — its product is MSLSSPSEWAASLPMGQVATRQWLQARGASRHALDNALKSGRLIAPARGLLARPGLPVTWEGVVASLDRMMPHPVYVGGLSALERSGLGHYVTMASRVHLYSPGPTPAWLARLPVGVDWVWHVTTRLWDQQALQDSGSVREQRTPTVEGWPMASPEQAFLEVLADVPESVSFEHADNLMRGLSALSPRRLNTLLHACRHVRVKRLFFFFADRHPYPWRKRLDPADYDLGSGKRSVVRGGRLDRAYLITVPEAFHGQE
- a CDS encoding nucleotidyltransferase domain-containing protein is translated as MALTLGDALFTKTQQRVLGLFFSVPDARFYTNDILRRLEMGRGTVLRELDKLAQAGILSRTREGNQNYYQANTDSPVYPELLAIVRKTFGVAEVLRGALQPIEDRLVLAFVYGSLAKGTEDKNSDIDLMLVGQGLAYSEVMNCLLPLESELMRPVNPSIYTPEELNQKRAQGNSFIERVMEQPKLWVKGSDDDLDGIG